In Ipomoea triloba cultivar NCNSP0323 chromosome 15, ASM357664v1, one genomic interval encodes:
- the LOC116007569 gene encoding pentatricopeptide repeat-containing protein At1g09820, which yields MSLLFALHPPALMSIGCSSLRRLHFHTHMLSSALPQFDRFICTNTAIPLPSNSETNPTPPLCLLADHIPKSTVSDLIAKQHWSKLRNLIKPTDPTDFLQQLFESGFNSDAILAFFKWSQTAYHISYPPQFLCRLLVLLAQEKRYPKIRSLLHSSVKDGKIQSVSFFFHALLTCSNNHYANSIIVDMLILGFVNNLKLDFALDAFKRAGDYGFRLSVNSCNPLLVLLLKENKTGEMEFMYKEMIRRRIGLNLFTFNEVVNGLCKAGKLNKAKDVLEDMKVRGVMPNVVTYNTLIHGYCKRGGAAKMYKADAVLKEMVEKGIHPSEITYNTLIDGFCKDNNIKAALKIFREMQGHGTRPDIVTYNSLINGLCGDGRVCEALGLQAEMVRLGLRANVVTYNALINGFSKNKLLMEARELFDDILKRGLVVNVLTFNSMIDAYCKAGKMEEAISLLDLMLSKMIQPNVSTYNCLIGGYYREGNVETARKLLDEMVEKGLKADLVTYNIQIDAMCKRGESRKAVRFLDEISEKGLIPSHVTYNKLMAGYCQEGNPRAAATVRRRMEREGKQPNVATFNVLIKGFCSKGKLEEANVLLNEMLEKGLAPNRTTYDIINEEMIEKGFVPDIDVHL from the coding sequence ATGTCTCTTCTCTTTGCCCTCCACCCCCCAGCCCTCATGTCTATTGGGTGCAGTAGCTTGCGGCGTCTCCACTTTCATACGCATATGTTGTCCTCTGCTCTTCCCCAATTCGATCGTTTCATTTGCACGAATACCGCTATCCCCTTGCCTTCAAACTCAGAAACAAACCCCACTCCGCCCCTCTGTCTTCTCGCTGACCATATTCCCAAATCCACTGTCTCGGACCTCATAGCAAAGCAGCACTGGTCCAAACTCAGAAACTTGATTAAACCCACCGACCCGACAGACTTCCTCCAACAGCTATTCGAATCCGGGTTTAATTCGGACGCCATTCTCGCCTTCTTCAAATGGTCCCAGACAGCGTATCACATTTCTTACCCTCCTCAATTTTTGTGCAGATTGTTAGTTTTGCTTGCACAGGAAAAGAGGTATCCCAAGATTCGATCTTTGCTGCACTCATctgttaaagatggaaaaatcCAGTCGGTTTCATTCTTTTTTCATGCATTGTTGACTTGTAGTAATAACCACTATGCTAACTCTATCATTGTTGATATGCTGATATTGGGTTTTGTTAATAATTTGAAACTCGATTTTGCTCTGGACGCGTTTAAGCGGGCTGGTGATTATGGGTTTAGGTTGTCTGTGAATTCGTGTAATCCGCTTTTGGTTTTGTTGTTAAAGGAGAATAAAACTGGGGAAATGGAGTTTATGTACAAGGAGATGATTAGGAGGAGGATTGGGCTTAATCTGTTCACATTTAATGAGGTGGTAAATGGGTTGTGTAAGGCAGGGAAGTTGAATAAGGCTAAGGATGTTTTGGAAGACATGAAGGTCAGGGGAGTGATGCCGAATGTGGTTActtataatacattaatacatgGGTATTGTAAGAGGGGAGGAGCTGCGAAGATGTACAAAGCGGATGCGGTTCTAAAGGAAATGGTGGAAAAGGGGATACACCCAAGTGAGATAACGTATAACACTCTTATTGATGGATTCTGTAAGGATAATAACATTAAGGCGGCCTTAAAGATTTTTCGTGAGATGCAAGGGCATGGGACAAGGCCAGACATCGTGACATACAACTCATTGATTAATGGGCTTTGTGGGGATGGAAGAGTTTGTGAGGCTCTTGGTTTACAGGCAGAAATGGTGAGGTTAGGTTTGCGGGCAAATGTTGTTACTTATAATGCCCTTATAAATGGATTTTCCAAAAACAAGCTATTGATGGAGGCTAGGGAGTTGTTTGATGATATATTGAAGCGGGGATTAGTTGTAAATGTACTGACTTTTAACTCTATGATTGATGCATATTGTAAGGCAGGGAAAATGGAAGAAGCAATATCACTTCTTGACTTAATGCTTAGCAAAATGATTCAACCTAATGTTTCCACCTATAATTGCTTAATAGGTGGCTATTATCGGGAGGGAAATGTTGAAACAGCTAGAAAGTTGCTGGATGAGATGGTGGAGAAAGGATTGAAAGCTGATCTTGTAACCTATAATATACAGATTGATGCAATGTGCAAGAGGGGTGAATCAAGAAAAGCCGTTCGCTTTCTTGATGAGATCTCTGAGAAGGGCTTGATTCCAAGTCATGTAACATACAATAAATTGATGGCTGGTTATTGCCAAGAAGGAAATCCCAGGGCAGCTGCTACTGTTAGGCGAAGAATGGAAAGAGAAGGAAAGCAGCCAAATGTTGCAACATTCAATGTACTAATTAAGGGATTTTGCTCTAAAGGTAAGCTGGAAGAAGCAAATGTGCTTTTGAATGAGATGCTAGAGAAAGGGTTGGCACCTAATCGAACAACCTATGACATAATCAATGAAGAGATGATTGAGAAAGGATTTGTACCTGATATAGATGTACATCTGTAA